From the Clarias gariepinus isolate MV-2021 ecotype Netherlands chromosome 3, CGAR_prim_01v2, whole genome shotgun sequence genome, one window contains:
- the mtdha gene encoding metadherin a isoform X4, whose amino-acid sequence MASSWGGVLSEQAELISIRLRQLVSSGLHFLHDEMGIDLGLKPDLYPAWVFLCTALIGLFLLLVLVLVAACGGTRRKKQGAARSKSTAAVSATESAKAAPVKAPKPDEPKKKSKKKASEKKNQSNGGAVSEPREQVKVVKESPKQSAPPKAQTKAPAKAPAPGPPPPKPQPQPQAPVDSKAEKAKKSKKKPKPEVKPTQAVSSTDGKEPDEGAWETKISNREKRQQRKKEKGSNDESGSPGGSQHVGQQPEQPAVTAPVKTKKNKESLNLKAAKGDAKVTPVVLSNWNNVNSGGWADVSGKLQPQVSNPDRDKPSVGVKASGHRTAEPMAWTQQSEAGSWPSVEGRIKPEVNRMNFSMLRSAGVPVTQSAAELGNGPTTTDEWSGFNGLGATDPSSDWSAPTELWGNYDESKPEKPAAQETPVSQESDDDKDKGDPSGTGKSKRKKKKKKKPEDENAGSQVTTESSAAPAESGFVKPRPNVEEPSKQISTPQSGLKKSDQNWEPSKQAQKKKARRET is encoded by the exons ATGGCATCGAGCTGGGGAGGCGTTTTGTCGGAGCAGGCCGAACTAATATCGATTCGTCTCCGTCAGCTCGTGTCTTCTGGACTGCACTTTCTCCATGATGAGATGGGGATAGATTTAGGTTTGAAGCCGGACCTTTACCCGGCCTGGGTGTTTCTCTGCACGGCGCTGATCGGCCTGTTTCTCTTGTTGGTGCTGGTGTTGGTCGCGGCCTGCGGCGGAACGCGGCGCAAGAAGCAGGGGGCAGCGCGGAGTAAAAGCACTGCTGCCGTGAGCGCTACCGAGAGCGCAAAGGCCGCGCCGGTGAAAGCACCGAAACCTGACGAGCCaaagaagaaaagcaaaaagaaagctTCGGAAAAG AAGAACCAGTCCAATGGTGGGGCGGTTTCTGAGCCTCGAGAGCAGGTCAAAGTCGTTAAGGAGTCTCCGAAACAATCAGCACCACCAAAAGCACAGACAAAAGCACCGGCAAAAGCACCAGCACCAGGACCACCTCCACCTAAACCACAACCCCAACCCCAAGCTCCTGTTGACAGTAAAGCTGaaaaa GCCAAGAAAAGTAAGAAGAAACCAAAACCAGAGGTGAAACCAACCCAAGCTGTTTCCTCTACAGACGGAAAGGAGCCTGATGAAG GTGCTTGGGAGACTAAAATCAGTAATCGAGAGAAGCGACAACAGCGCAAGAAGGAGAAGGGCTCCAATGATGAGTCTGGAAGTCCTGGTGGTAGTCAGCATGTTGGTCAGCAACCAGAGCAGCCTGCAGTTACAGCTCCAGTGAAGACCAAGAAGAATAAAG AATCTCTAAATTTAAAGGCTGCGAAAGGTGATGCCAAAGTAACCCCAG TAGTGTTATCCAACTGGAATAATGTGAATAGTGGAGGGTGGGCTGATGTGTCTGGGAAGCTTCAACCTCAGGTGAGCAATCCAGACCGTGATAAACCCTCTGTTGGTGTTAAGGCATCTGGACACAGGACTGCGGAGCCAATGGCCTGGACTCAGCAATCTGAGG CAGGGTCTTGGCCCAGCGTGGAAGGACGCATTAAGCCAGAAGTGAACCGAATGAACTTCTCTATGCTCAGATCAG CTGGCGTTCCAGTGACTCAGTCTGCTGCTGAGTTGGGGAATGGTCCTACCAccactgacgagtggtctggTTTCA ATGGTCTTGGAGCAACTGATCCAAGTTCAGACTGGAGCGCTCCAACTGAGCTGTGGGGGAACTATGATGAATCTAAGCCTGAAAAACCTGCTGCCCAAGAGACACCCGTTTCCCAG GAATCTGATGATGACAAGGATAAAGGAGATCCTTCTGGAACTGGCAAATccaagagaaagaagaaaaagaagaagaagccagAGGATGAAAATGCTGGCTCGCAG GTGACCACCGAGAGTTCGGCTGCACCTGCTGAAAGTGGATTTGTCAAACCCCGTCCTAATGTGGAGGAGCCAAGCAAACAGATCAGCACTCCACAGTCAGGACTGA AGAAATCTGATCAGAATTGGGAACCATCCAAGCAAGCTCAAAAGAAAAAGGCCAGGAGAGAAACATGA
- the rrm2b gene encoding ribonucleoside-diphosphate reductase subunit M2 B, which translates to MEADLIMPSDSQGYQNGHKDMDPKSVDDEPLLRQNKRRFVIFPIQYPDMWKMYKQAQASFWTVEEVDLSKDLAHWESLKPEERHFISHVLAFFAASDGIVIENLVQRFSQEVQVPEARAFYGFQILIENVHSEMYSLLINTYIRDLKERDCLFNAIEILPCVKRKADWALQWISDATSTFGERLVAFAAVEGIFFSGSFAAIFWLKKRGLMPGLTYSNELISRDEGLHCNFACLLYSHLLKKPSANRIKDIITKAVSIEQEFLTDALPIDLIGINSSLMNQYIEFVADRLLTELGIPKIYNAENPFDFMEFISLEGKTNFFEKRVAEYQRFGVMSNTVDSEFTLDADF; encoded by the exons ATGGAGGCAGATTTGATCATGCCGAGCGACTCCCAAGGATATCAG aatggCCACAAGGACATGGACCCAAAGAGTGTTGACGACGAGCCCCTTCTCAGACAGAACAAAAGGCGATTTGTCATCTTTCCCATTCAGTATCCTGACATGTGGAAAATGTACAAACAGGCACAGGCTTCGTTTTGGACAGTTGAAGAG gtAGATTTGTCAAAGGATTTGGCCCACTGGGAAAGCCTGAAGCCTGAGGAAAGACATTTTATATCCCATGTCTTGGCTTTCTTTGCAGCAAGTGATGGCATTGTCATTGAGAACTTG GTGCAGAGATTCAGTCAGGAGGTGCAAGTTCCAGAGGCCCGCGCTTTCTATGGCTTCCAGATCCTCATTGAAAATGTGCACTCAGAGATGTACAGCCTGCTAATTAACACATACATCAGGGATCTAAAGGAGAG GGACTGTTTGTTTAATGCCATTGAAATCTTGCcttgtgtaaaaagaaaagctgACTGGGCCCTGCAGTGGATCTCTGATGCAACCTCTACATTTG GGGAGAGATTAGTAGCATTTGCAGCGGTTGAAGGAATCTTTTTCTCAGGATCTTTTGCTGCCATCTTCTGGCTGAAGAAAAGAGGTTTGATGCCTGGACTCACCTACTCCAACGAGCTCATCAGCAGAGATGAG GGTTTGCACTGTAATTTTGCCTGCCTTCTGTACAGCCACTTGTTGAAAAAGCCATCAGCCAACAGAATAAAGGATATTATCACTAAAGCTGTTAGCATTGAACAG gaGTTTCTGACTGATGCTTTACCAATTGACCTAATTGGGATTAACAGCTCTTTGATGAACCAGTACATCGAGTTTGTGGCAGACCGGTTGTTAACAGAATTAGGAATACCCAAA ATATACAACGCGGAAAACCCGTTTGATTTCATGGAGTTCATCTCATTGGAAGGAAAAACAAACTTCTTCGAGAAACGTGTGGCTGAGTATCAACGGTTTGGAGTAATGTCAAATACAGTGGACTCTGAATTCACTCTCGATGCagatttttaa
- the mtdha gene encoding metadherin a isoform X2 yields the protein MASSWGGVLSEQAELISIRLRQLVSSGLHFLHDEMGIDLGLKPDLYPAWVFLCTALIGLFLLLVLVLVAACGGTRRKKQGAARSKSTAAVSATESAKAAPVKAPKPDEPKKKSKKKASEKKNQSNGGAVSEPREQVKVVKESPKQSAPPKAQTKAPAKAPAPGPPPPKPQPQPQAPVDSKAEKAKKSKKKPKPEVKPTQAVSSTDGKEPDEGAWETKISNREKRQQRKKEKGSNDESGSPGGSQHVGQQPEQPAVTAPVKTKKNKESLNLKAAKGDAKVTPVLSNWNNVNSGGWADVSGKLQPQVSNPDRDKPSVGVKASGHRTAEPMAWTQQSEAGSWPSVEGRIKPEVNRMNFSMLRSAGVPVTQSAAELGNGPTTTDEWSGFNGLGATDPSSDWSAPTELWGNYDESKPEKPAAQETPVSQVPRESDDDKDKGDPSGTGKSKRKKKKKKKPEDENAGSQVTTESSAAPAESGFVKPRPNVEEPSKQISTPQSGLKKSDQNWEPSKQAQKKKARRET from the exons ATGGCATCGAGCTGGGGAGGCGTTTTGTCGGAGCAGGCCGAACTAATATCGATTCGTCTCCGTCAGCTCGTGTCTTCTGGACTGCACTTTCTCCATGATGAGATGGGGATAGATTTAGGTTTGAAGCCGGACCTTTACCCGGCCTGGGTGTTTCTCTGCACGGCGCTGATCGGCCTGTTTCTCTTGTTGGTGCTGGTGTTGGTCGCGGCCTGCGGCGGAACGCGGCGCAAGAAGCAGGGGGCAGCGCGGAGTAAAAGCACTGCTGCCGTGAGCGCTACCGAGAGCGCAAAGGCCGCGCCGGTGAAAGCACCGAAACCTGACGAGCCaaagaagaaaagcaaaaagaaagctTCGGAAAAG AAGAACCAGTCCAATGGTGGGGCGGTTTCTGAGCCTCGAGAGCAGGTCAAAGTCGTTAAGGAGTCTCCGAAACAATCAGCACCACCAAAAGCACAGACAAAAGCACCGGCAAAAGCACCAGCACCAGGACCACCTCCACCTAAACCACAACCCCAACCCCAAGCTCCTGTTGACAGTAAAGCTGaaaaa GCCAAGAAAAGTAAGAAGAAACCAAAACCAGAGGTGAAACCAACCCAAGCTGTTTCCTCTACAGACGGAAAGGAGCCTGATGAAG GTGCTTGGGAGACTAAAATCAGTAATCGAGAGAAGCGACAACAGCGCAAGAAGGAGAAGGGCTCCAATGATGAGTCTGGAAGTCCTGGTGGTAGTCAGCATGTTGGTCAGCAACCAGAGCAGCCTGCAGTTACAGCTCCAGTGAAGACCAAGAAGAATAAAG AATCTCTAAATTTAAAGGCTGCGAAAGGTGATGCCAAAGTAACCCCAG TGTTATCCAACTGGAATAATGTGAATAGTGGAGGGTGGGCTGATGTGTCTGGGAAGCTTCAACCTCAGGTGAGCAATCCAGACCGTGATAAACCCTCTGTTGGTGTTAAGGCATCTGGACACAGGACTGCGGAGCCAATGGCCTGGACTCAGCAATCTGAGG CAGGGTCTTGGCCCAGCGTGGAAGGACGCATTAAGCCAGAAGTGAACCGAATGAACTTCTCTATGCTCAGATCAG CTGGCGTTCCAGTGACTCAGTCTGCTGCTGAGTTGGGGAATGGTCCTACCAccactgacgagtggtctggTTTCA ATGGTCTTGGAGCAACTGATCCAAGTTCAGACTGGAGCGCTCCAACTGAGCTGTGGGGGAACTATGATGAATCTAAGCCTGAAAAACCTGCTGCCCAAGAGACACCCGTTTCCCAGGTACCCAGG GAATCTGATGATGACAAGGATAAAGGAGATCCTTCTGGAACTGGCAAATccaagagaaagaagaaaaagaagaagaagccagAGGATGAAAATGCTGGCTCGCAG GTGACCACCGAGAGTTCGGCTGCACCTGCTGAAAGTGGATTTGTCAAACCCCGTCCTAATGTGGAGGAGCCAAGCAAACAGATCAGCACTCCACAGTCAGGACTGA AGAAATCTGATCAGAATTGGGAACCATCCAAGCAAGCTCAAAAGAAAAAGGCCAGGAGAGAAACATGA
- the azin1b gene encoding antizyme inhibitor 1b isoform X2: MKGFTDELNYTVDLLEGGTTLEDVIDSRIYEQALAEKNAFVVADLGALLQQHVLWQGTLPHVRPFYPVKCNSSPAVIEILAALGVGFVCANKAEVSMVLNHDVSPTNIILSGVCKQQSHIKHAAKNGVDYLVCDNEAELGKIARAHPNAKLLLQLCTEAQTEEASMVFGCSLKSCRHLLEAAKELGMDVVGVVFQVPASCKDSQVYAHALSDARCVFDMGEELGFNMEILDIGSGFSGSEYQLKQTHAAIRPLLEAYFPVMSGVQVIAEPGTFYVSSSFTLVVNVIGKKLVAGDLHELTPSDDPEFLYYLSDGVFGSFVGKLLGNIIPCPTVHKMSLSADELVFSSSLWGPSCDALDQVVEHCFLPELSVGDWLIFKNMGASGHEETAVISDSEKPPVYYTISESSWFEIQEAGILLDNTMKNFSLVPYGL; encoded by the exons ATGAAAGGATTTACTGATGAACTGAACTACACTGTTGACCTGCTTGAGGGCGGGACAACCCTCGAAGATGTCATTGACAGCCGCATTTATGAACAAGCTTTG gcggaaaaaaatgcatttgttgTGGCTGACCTCGGCGCGTTACTGCAGCAGCATGTTCTGTGGCAGGGCACCCTACCCCATGTTCGGCCGTTCTACCCTGTCAAATGTAACAGCAGCCCTGCAGTCATTGAGATACTGGCTGCTCTAGGAGTCGGTTTTGTGTGTGCAAATAAg GCCGAAGTTTCAATGGTACTCAATCATGACGTCTCTCCTACAAACATCATCCTGTCTGGTGTCTGCAAACAGCAGTCCCACATCAAACACGCTGCCAAGAACGGCGTCGACTACCTGGTGTGCGATAACGAGGCTGAGCTTGGAAAAATCGCCCGTGCTCACCCAAACGCCAA gCTGCTCTTGCAGTTGTGCACCGAGGCTCAAACAGAGGAGGCAAGCATGGTGTTTGGCTGCTCGCTGAAAAGTTGCAGGCATCTTTTAGAAGCTGCCAAGGAGCTGGGAATGGATGTGGTTGGTGtagt ATTCCAGGTACCAGCGTCATGCAAAGACTCTCAAGTGTATGCCCATGCCCTGTCTGATGCCCGGTGTGTTTTTGATATGGGG GAGGAGCTTGGGTTTAATATGGAGATTTTGGATATTGGGAGTGGATTCAGTGGTTCTGAGTATCAGTTAAAACAG ACCCATGCTGCTATTAGACCGTTGTTGGAGGCCTATTTTCCTGTTATGTCTGGAGTGCAAGTGATTGCTGAGCCGGGAACCTTTTACGTGTCTTCCTCTTTTACCCTGGTTGTAAATGTCATTGGCAAGAAATTGGTAGCCGGAGATCTCCATG AGCTGACTCCAAGCGATGACCCTGAATTTTTGTACTATTTGAGCGATGGTGTATTCGGATCATTTGTTGGCAAGCTGTTGGGAAACATCATTCCATGTCCCACAGTGCACAAG ATGTCACTCTCGGCAGATGAGCTGGTGTTCTCCAGTAGCCTGTGGGGTCCATCCTGTGACGCTTTGGACCAGGTGGTAGAGCACTGCTTCCTTCCTGAGCTCTCGGTTGGAGACTGGCTCATCTTTAAAAACATGGGGGCCAGTGGCCATGAGGAGACAGCGGTCATCAGTGACTCTGAAAAACCACCTGTGTATTACACCATTTCTGAAAGCTCCTG GTTTGAGATACAGGAGGCGGGAATCTTGCTTGACAACACCATGAAGAACTTTTCATTAGTCCCATATGGCTTGTAG
- the mtdha gene encoding metadherin a isoform X3: protein MASSWGGVLSEQAELISIRLRQLVSSGLHFLHDEMGIDLGLKPDLYPAWVFLCTALIGLFLLLVLVLVAACGGTRRKKQGAARSKSTAAVSATESAKAAPVKAPKPDEPKKKSKKKASEKKNQSNGGAVSEPREQVKVVKESPKQSAPPKAQTKAPAKAPAPGPPPPKPQPQPQAPVDSKAEKAKKSKKKPKPEVKPTQAVSSTDGKEPDEGAWETKISNREKRQQRKKEKGSNDESGSPGGSQHVGQQPEQPAVTAPVKTKKNKESLNLKAAKGDAKVTPVVLSNWNNVNSGGWADVSGKLQPQVSNPDRDKPSVGVKASGHRTAEPMAWTQQSEGSWPSVEGRIKPEVNRMNFSMLRSAGVPVTQSAAELGNGPTTTDEWSGFNGLGATDPSSDWSAPTELWGNYDESKPEKPAAQETPVSQVPRESDDDKDKGDPSGTGKSKRKKKKKKKPEDENAGSQVTTESSAAPAESGFVKPRPNVEEPSKQISTPQSGLKKSDQNWEPSKQAQKKKARRET from the exons ATGGCATCGAGCTGGGGAGGCGTTTTGTCGGAGCAGGCCGAACTAATATCGATTCGTCTCCGTCAGCTCGTGTCTTCTGGACTGCACTTTCTCCATGATGAGATGGGGATAGATTTAGGTTTGAAGCCGGACCTTTACCCGGCCTGGGTGTTTCTCTGCACGGCGCTGATCGGCCTGTTTCTCTTGTTGGTGCTGGTGTTGGTCGCGGCCTGCGGCGGAACGCGGCGCAAGAAGCAGGGGGCAGCGCGGAGTAAAAGCACTGCTGCCGTGAGCGCTACCGAGAGCGCAAAGGCCGCGCCGGTGAAAGCACCGAAACCTGACGAGCCaaagaagaaaagcaaaaagaaagctTCGGAAAAG AAGAACCAGTCCAATGGTGGGGCGGTTTCTGAGCCTCGAGAGCAGGTCAAAGTCGTTAAGGAGTCTCCGAAACAATCAGCACCACCAAAAGCACAGACAAAAGCACCGGCAAAAGCACCAGCACCAGGACCACCTCCACCTAAACCACAACCCCAACCCCAAGCTCCTGTTGACAGTAAAGCTGaaaaa GCCAAGAAAAGTAAGAAGAAACCAAAACCAGAGGTGAAACCAACCCAAGCTGTTTCCTCTACAGACGGAAAGGAGCCTGATGAAG GTGCTTGGGAGACTAAAATCAGTAATCGAGAGAAGCGACAACAGCGCAAGAAGGAGAAGGGCTCCAATGATGAGTCTGGAAGTCCTGGTGGTAGTCAGCATGTTGGTCAGCAACCAGAGCAGCCTGCAGTTACAGCTCCAGTGAAGACCAAGAAGAATAAAG AATCTCTAAATTTAAAGGCTGCGAAAGGTGATGCCAAAGTAACCCCAG TAGTGTTATCCAACTGGAATAATGTGAATAGTGGAGGGTGGGCTGATGTGTCTGGGAAGCTTCAACCTCAGGTGAGCAATCCAGACCGTGATAAACCCTCTGTTGGTGTTAAGGCATCTGGACACAGGACTGCGGAGCCAATGGCCTGGACTCAGCAATCTGAGG GGTCTTGGCCCAGCGTGGAAGGACGCATTAAGCCAGAAGTGAACCGAATGAACTTCTCTATGCTCAGATCAG CTGGCGTTCCAGTGACTCAGTCTGCTGCTGAGTTGGGGAATGGTCCTACCAccactgacgagtggtctggTTTCA ATGGTCTTGGAGCAACTGATCCAAGTTCAGACTGGAGCGCTCCAACTGAGCTGTGGGGGAACTATGATGAATCTAAGCCTGAAAAACCTGCTGCCCAAGAGACACCCGTTTCCCAGGTACCCAGG GAATCTGATGATGACAAGGATAAAGGAGATCCTTCTGGAACTGGCAAATccaagagaaagaagaaaaagaagaagaagccagAGGATGAAAATGCTGGCTCGCAG GTGACCACCGAGAGTTCGGCTGCACCTGCTGAAAGTGGATTTGTCAAACCCCGTCCTAATGTGGAGGAGCCAAGCAAACAGATCAGCACTCCACAGTCAGGACTGA AGAAATCTGATCAGAATTGGGAACCATCCAAGCAAGCTCAAAAGAAAAAGGCCAGGAGAGAAACATGA
- the mtdha gene encoding metadherin a isoform X1, which yields MASSWGGVLSEQAELISIRLRQLVSSGLHFLHDEMGIDLGLKPDLYPAWVFLCTALIGLFLLLVLVLVAACGGTRRKKQGAARSKSTAAVSATESAKAAPVKAPKPDEPKKKSKKKASEKKNQSNGGAVSEPREQVKVVKESPKQSAPPKAQTKAPAKAPAPGPPPPKPQPQPQAPVDSKAEKAKKSKKKPKPEVKPTQAVSSTDGKEPDEGAWETKISNREKRQQRKKEKGSNDESGSPGGSQHVGQQPEQPAVTAPVKTKKNKESLNLKAAKGDAKVTPVVLSNWNNVNSGGWADVSGKLQPQVSNPDRDKPSVGVKASGHRTAEPMAWTQQSEAGSWPSVEGRIKPEVNRMNFSMLRSAGVPVTQSAAELGNGPTTTDEWSGFNGLGATDPSSDWSAPTELWGNYDESKPEKPAAQETPVSQVPRESDDDKDKGDPSGTGKSKRKKKKKKKPEDENAGSQVTTESSAAPAESGFVKPRPNVEEPSKQISTPQSGLKKSDQNWEPSKQAQKKKARRET from the exons ATGGCATCGAGCTGGGGAGGCGTTTTGTCGGAGCAGGCCGAACTAATATCGATTCGTCTCCGTCAGCTCGTGTCTTCTGGACTGCACTTTCTCCATGATGAGATGGGGATAGATTTAGGTTTGAAGCCGGACCTTTACCCGGCCTGGGTGTTTCTCTGCACGGCGCTGATCGGCCTGTTTCTCTTGTTGGTGCTGGTGTTGGTCGCGGCCTGCGGCGGAACGCGGCGCAAGAAGCAGGGGGCAGCGCGGAGTAAAAGCACTGCTGCCGTGAGCGCTACCGAGAGCGCAAAGGCCGCGCCGGTGAAAGCACCGAAACCTGACGAGCCaaagaagaaaagcaaaaagaaagctTCGGAAAAG AAGAACCAGTCCAATGGTGGGGCGGTTTCTGAGCCTCGAGAGCAGGTCAAAGTCGTTAAGGAGTCTCCGAAACAATCAGCACCACCAAAAGCACAGACAAAAGCACCGGCAAAAGCACCAGCACCAGGACCACCTCCACCTAAACCACAACCCCAACCCCAAGCTCCTGTTGACAGTAAAGCTGaaaaa GCCAAGAAAAGTAAGAAGAAACCAAAACCAGAGGTGAAACCAACCCAAGCTGTTTCCTCTACAGACGGAAAGGAGCCTGATGAAG GTGCTTGGGAGACTAAAATCAGTAATCGAGAGAAGCGACAACAGCGCAAGAAGGAGAAGGGCTCCAATGATGAGTCTGGAAGTCCTGGTGGTAGTCAGCATGTTGGTCAGCAACCAGAGCAGCCTGCAGTTACAGCTCCAGTGAAGACCAAGAAGAATAAAG AATCTCTAAATTTAAAGGCTGCGAAAGGTGATGCCAAAGTAACCCCAG TAGTGTTATCCAACTGGAATAATGTGAATAGTGGAGGGTGGGCTGATGTGTCTGGGAAGCTTCAACCTCAGGTGAGCAATCCAGACCGTGATAAACCCTCTGTTGGTGTTAAGGCATCTGGACACAGGACTGCGGAGCCAATGGCCTGGACTCAGCAATCTGAGG CAGGGTCTTGGCCCAGCGTGGAAGGACGCATTAAGCCAGAAGTGAACCGAATGAACTTCTCTATGCTCAGATCAG CTGGCGTTCCAGTGACTCAGTCTGCTGCTGAGTTGGGGAATGGTCCTACCAccactgacgagtggtctggTTTCA ATGGTCTTGGAGCAACTGATCCAAGTTCAGACTGGAGCGCTCCAACTGAGCTGTGGGGGAACTATGATGAATCTAAGCCTGAAAAACCTGCTGCCCAAGAGACACCCGTTTCCCAGGTACCCAGG GAATCTGATGATGACAAGGATAAAGGAGATCCTTCTGGAACTGGCAAATccaagagaaagaagaaaaagaagaagaagccagAGGATGAAAATGCTGGCTCGCAG GTGACCACCGAGAGTTCGGCTGCACCTGCTGAAAGTGGATTTGTCAAACCCCGTCCTAATGTGGAGGAGCCAAGCAAACAGATCAGCACTCCACAGTCAGGACTGA AGAAATCTGATCAGAATTGGGAACCATCCAAGCAAGCTCAAAAGAAAAAGGCCAGGAGAGAAACATGA
- the azin1b gene encoding antizyme inhibitor 1b isoform X1: protein MKGFTDELNYTVDLLEGGTTLEDVIDSRIYEQALAEKNAFVVADLGALLQQHVLWQGTLPHVRPFYPVKCNSSPAVIEILAALGVGFVCANKAEVSMVLNHDVSPTNIILSGVCKQQSHIKHAAKNGVDYLVCDNEAELGKIARAHPNAKLLLQLCTEAQTEEASMVFGCSLKSCRHLLEAAKELGMDVVGVVFQVPASCKDSQVYAHALSDARCVFDMGEELGFNMEILDIGSGFSGSEYQLKQTHAAIRPLLEAYFPVMSGVQVIAEPGTFYVSSSFTLVVNVIGKKLVAGDLHGESKELTPSDDPEFLYYLSDGVFGSFVGKLLGNIIPCPTVHKMSLSADELVFSSSLWGPSCDALDQVVEHCFLPELSVGDWLIFKNMGASGHEETAVISDSEKPPVYYTISESSWFEIQEAGILLDNTMKNFSLVPYGL, encoded by the exons ATGAAAGGATTTACTGATGAACTGAACTACACTGTTGACCTGCTTGAGGGCGGGACAACCCTCGAAGATGTCATTGACAGCCGCATTTATGAACAAGCTTTG gcggaaaaaaatgcatttgttgTGGCTGACCTCGGCGCGTTACTGCAGCAGCATGTTCTGTGGCAGGGCACCCTACCCCATGTTCGGCCGTTCTACCCTGTCAAATGTAACAGCAGCCCTGCAGTCATTGAGATACTGGCTGCTCTAGGAGTCGGTTTTGTGTGTGCAAATAAg GCCGAAGTTTCAATGGTACTCAATCATGACGTCTCTCCTACAAACATCATCCTGTCTGGTGTCTGCAAACAGCAGTCCCACATCAAACACGCTGCCAAGAACGGCGTCGACTACCTGGTGTGCGATAACGAGGCTGAGCTTGGAAAAATCGCCCGTGCTCACCCAAACGCCAA gCTGCTCTTGCAGTTGTGCACCGAGGCTCAAACAGAGGAGGCAAGCATGGTGTTTGGCTGCTCGCTGAAAAGTTGCAGGCATCTTTTAGAAGCTGCCAAGGAGCTGGGAATGGATGTGGTTGGTGtagt ATTCCAGGTACCAGCGTCATGCAAAGACTCTCAAGTGTATGCCCATGCCCTGTCTGATGCCCGGTGTGTTTTTGATATGGGG GAGGAGCTTGGGTTTAATATGGAGATTTTGGATATTGGGAGTGGATTCAGTGGTTCTGAGTATCAGTTAAAACAG ACCCATGCTGCTATTAGACCGTTGTTGGAGGCCTATTTTCCTGTTATGTCTGGAGTGCAAGTGATTGCTGAGCCGGGAACCTTTTACGTGTCTTCCTCTTTTACCCTGGTTGTAAATGTCATTGGCAAGAAATTGGTAGCCGGAGATCTCCATGGTGAGTCTAAAG AGCTGACTCCAAGCGATGACCCTGAATTTTTGTACTATTTGAGCGATGGTGTATTCGGATCATTTGTTGGCAAGCTGTTGGGAAACATCATTCCATGTCCCACAGTGCACAAG ATGTCACTCTCGGCAGATGAGCTGGTGTTCTCCAGTAGCCTGTGGGGTCCATCCTGTGACGCTTTGGACCAGGTGGTAGAGCACTGCTTCCTTCCTGAGCTCTCGGTTGGAGACTGGCTCATCTTTAAAAACATGGGGGCCAGTGGCCATGAGGAGACAGCGGTCATCAGTGACTCTGAAAAACCACCTGTGTATTACACCATTTCTGAAAGCTCCTG GTTTGAGATACAGGAGGCGGGAATCTTGCTTGACAACACCATGAAGAACTTTTCATTAGTCCCATATGGCTTGTAG